AGGATTTGTAAGCATTGGTTGCGCGCCTTGTACGAGAGCGATTGCCGAAGGAGAGGATATCAGAGCAGGAAGATGGTCTTGGGAATCTAGTCATAAAGAATGTGGTTTACACCAAAAATAAAAGTTTAATCGTTTAAGGGTTTATTCGTTTAGTCGAATCAACAAATAAACAAATTACCAAATAAACAGAAAGATGATAAGTTCAGTATTAAAAACAAATGCTTTAGAAAGCGAAGCAATTTACATATTCAGAGAAGTAATTTCTCAATTTGACAAACCAGTTTTGCTTTTCTCTGGTGGGAAAGATTCTATTACATTGGTACGTTTGGCGCAAAAAGCTTTTTTCCCAGCTAAAATTCCTTTTCCATTGTTGCACGTAGATACTGGACATAACTTTCCTGAAACTATTGCTTTTAGAGATAAATTGGTAGAAGAATTAGGATTAGAATTAATTGTTCGTAATGTACAAGATGCTATTGATTCAGGTAAAGTTGTTGAAGAATCTGGAAAATATTCAAGTAGAAACAGCTTGCAGACAACTACACTTTTGGATGCTATCGAAGAATTTAAATTTGATGCTTGTATTGGTGGAGCGCGTCGTGATGAAGAAAAAGCAAGAGCTAAAGAACGTATTTTTTCTGTTCGTGATGATTTCGGTCAATGGGATGAAAAAAACCAACGTCCTGAATTATTTGATTTATTAAACGGAAAAATTGAAAATGGTCAAAACGTTCGTGTTTTCCCAATTTCAAACTGGACTGAATTAGATGTTTGGAGTTATATCGAACAAGAGCAAATCGAAATTCCATCAATTTACTTTTCACACAAACGTAAAGTATTCTTGAGAGACGGTATGATTTGGTCACATTCTCCTTTTGTTTACCAAGAAGAAGATGAGGTAATCGAAGAAAGAATTGTTCGTTTTAGAACTGTTGGAGATATGAGTTGTACCGCTGCGGTTGATTCTTATGCAGCAACAATCGCTGAAGTTGTTGGAGAGATTCGTACTTCTACCATTTCTGAAAGAGGTGCTAGAATTGATGACAAACGTTCGGAAGCGGCGATGGAGAAAAGAAAGCAACAAGGATACTTTTAGTAGTTGATGGTTGATGGTTTTTGGTTGATAGTTTTGTTTCTGCCAATAATCATCTTTGAAAATCAATTAACTATATCTAATAAATAATTGTTGTTAGGTGATGAAATAAATGGGGAATTCCAACAACCATCAACTAACAACCATCAACTAAAATAAAAGAATGGAAGTTTTAAAAATAGCAACAGCAGGAAGTGTAGATGACGGAAAAAGTACATTAATCGGAAGATTATTATACGATACTCAATCCTTAACTACAGATAAATTAGAAGCGATTGAAAAAAGTAGTAAGCAAAAAGGATATGATTATCTTGATTTTTCTTTGGCTACTGACGGATTGGTTGCAGAAAGAGAGCAAGGAATTACTATTGATGTGGCACATATTTATTTTTCGACTGCGAAAAAAAGTTACATCATCGCTGATACTCCAGGTCACGTAGAATATACACGTAACATGGTTACAGGTGCTTCGACTTCACAAGTTTCAATTATTTTGATTGATGCTCGTAAAGGAGTTATTGAGCAAACGTACCGTCACTTTTTTATCAATAATTTGTTGAGAGTAAAAGATGTGATTGTTGCGGTAAATAAAATGGATTTAGTTGATTACTCGGAAGAAGTTTACAACAAAATTGTAGCTGACTTTCAAGCATTAAATGCAAAAAGTGCTTACAAAGAACAAAACGTAAGTTACATTCCTTTGAGTGCTTTAACAGGAGATAATGTTGTGGAAACTTTAGGAAAAATGCCTTGGTACACAGGACAAACTATCCTTCAACATTTAGAAGCTTTAGAATCTAAAGATGTTTACGATAACGGAAAAGCACGTTTCCCAGTTCAAACGGTTATTCGTCCAAAAACGGAAGAGTACCACGATTTCAGAGGATATGCAGGTAAATTATATGGTAATAATATCAAAGTTGGAGATGCTGTAACGGTTCTTCCTTCTTTGACAGAATCTGTAGTAACAAACATTCACTTTTTTGATCAAAAATTTGATGAAGCTAAAGCAGGTTCTTCAATTACTATCGAGTTAGAAAATGATATCAATGTGACTAGAGGGGATATGATTGTAAAATCAAGCGAACTTCCAAAAGTAGAAAAAGACATTACAACAACTGTTTGTTGGATGGACAGCAAAAAATTAGTAGCTGGAGCTAAATATTATGTACAGCATAATACGAATAGAGTTTTGGCAAAAATTGATAGTGTGAAAAATGTAATCGCTACGGATTATTCTGGTTCAAAAGAAGCTTCTCAGTTATCAATTAATGAAATTGGAGAAGTGACTATTAAATTGAGTAAAGCAATTTATTTTGATGCGTATAATGACAACAAATCAAATGGTGCTTTTATCTTAATTGATGCTACAACCAACACTACAGCAGGAGTTGGGTTTATTAAGTAAACTTGCTGTAAGCTTTAAGCTTTAGGCAGTAAGCAAATACAGAAAGTTCAAAAAGCTTAAAGCATATAGCCTAAAGCTTAAAGCAAAAATAACAAAGTCAAAAAGCTTAAAGCGTATAGCCTAAAGCCTAAAGCCAAGAAAAAAAATGGAAAGTTTTAGAACAGAAATAGAAAATCCGATAGTTCAAAAAGAGATTATCGATTTAGAAAAAAAGATACACTTATTCCGTGGAGGAAAAATTGATGACGAACGTTTTCGTAGTCTTCGTTTGGCTCGTGGAATCTACGGTCAACGTCAGGAAGGCGTACAAATGATCCGTATCAAATTGCCTTACGGGAAAGTGACGAGCGAACAATTAGTAAATATTACGAATGTTTCTGAAAAATATTCTACAGGACGTTTGCACATTACAACTCGTCAGGATATTCAAATTCACTACGTAAGTTTGGATAGAACTCCAGAACTTTGGGCAGATTTGGCTAAAGATGATATCACTTTGCGTGAAGCTTGTGGAAACACCGTTCGTAATATTACAGGAAGTGAATTAGCGGGTGTAGATGTAAACGAACCGTTTGATGTTTCGCCTTACGCACACGGATTGTTTCAATATTTGTTAAGAAACCCTATTTGTCAAGAAATGGGACGTAAATTCAAAATTTCGTTCTCTTCTTCTGATGAAGATACTGCTTTGAGTTATTTACACGATTTAGGATTTATTCCAAAAATTGTTGATGGTCAAAAAGGATTTAAAGTAGTTTTTGGTGGAGGTTTAGGTTCACAGCCAGCTCATGCCGAATTGCTTTCAGAATTTATTCCAGTAAACGAAATTATCCCAACGGCGGAAGGTATCATTCGTATTTTTGATAGATACGGTGAACGTGCAAAAAGAATGAAAGCGCGTATGAAATTCTTAATCAAAGAAATGGGAAGAGATACTTTCTTGGATTTGGTTGCGAAAGAGAAAAAAGCAATCGCTTTTGAAACATACGAAATAGATACAACTGCTTTTGAAGGTGCTATTCCAGCTCCATTATTAGAAGTACCTCAAGTTACAATTGAAGATGCAGAAGCTTATGAAGCTTGGAAAAAATCAAATGTAATTGCTCAAAAACAAGACGGTTATTTTGCTATTGGAGTAAAAGTTTTATTAGGAGATTTTTATATTGATAAAGCGAGATTATTAGCAGATTTAATCAAAAATTACGGAGCTAATGAATTGCGTTTTTCATTGCGTCAAAACATAGTAATTCGTCATATAAAGGAGGAAAATTTACCTTTCTTCTATCAAGAATTAGCCAAATTAGAAATGGTTTCTTTAGGTTATAATACTATTGGTGATATCACGGCTTGCCCAGGAACTGATACTTGTAACTTAGGAATTGCGAGCAGTACTGGTATTGCAGACGAATTAGAAAGAGTAATCAAAGCAGAATATCCACAATACAGCGACAACCGTGAAATTGAAATCAAAATCAGTGGTTGTATGAATGCTTGTGGGCAACACAATATGTCAGCAATTGGTTTCCAAGGAATGTCAATCAACTCAGGAAAATTAGTAGCGCCAGCGTTGCAAGTTTTATTAGGTGGTGGACGTTTAGGAAACGGTGAAGGTCGTTTTTCTGATAAAGTTATTAAAGTGCCTAGTCGTAGAGGACCAGATGCATTGCGTACGATCTTAAATGATTTTGATGCCAATGGAAACGGACAAAAATTCCTTGATTATTATGATGCTAAAGGAGAGAAATATTTCTATGAAATTTTAAAACCTTTCGCTGATGTAACTAATCTTACCGAAGCTGATTTCGTAGATTGGGGTAATGCTGATAACTACGTAAAAGCAGTTGGAGTAGGAGAATGTGCTGGTGTTGTTATTGATTTAGTAGCTACTTTATTATTAGAAGCTAAAGACAAATTGACTTTTGCACAAGAATCTTTCGACGAAGGAAAATGGTCTGATGCTATTTACCACGCTTACGCTGGATTTGTAAATGGTGCTAAGGCATTATTACTTTCTGAAAACGAAAAAACAAATAATCACGCAGGAATTGTTGATTTATTTGACACTGTTTTTATTGGAACAAACAAAATTGAATTAGCTTCTTCTTTCAGAGAATTAGTGTACCAAATCAATGCAGTTGAGCCTTCAGAAGCTTTCGCAAAAAAATACATTCAAGAAGGAATTGCTTTTTTTGAAGTTATCGAAAAATATAGAGCCAAAGATTTAGCTGATGCCTAATCCCATTCAACCCAAAGTAACTTTAGTAGGAGCTGGTCCAGGTGACCCAGACTTGCTTACGGTAAAGGCTGTAAAAGCACTTGCTAAAGCGAATGTGGTTTTGTATGATGCTTTGGCAAACGATGAAATATTAGATTATGCTCCGCAAGAAGCTATTAAAATTTTTGTTGGAAAAAGAATAGGAAATCATGCATATACGCAAGACCAAATCAATCAATTGATTGTTGATAATGCGCTTACGTATGGACATGTTGTGAGATTAAAAGGTGGTGACCCATTCATTTTTGGACGCGGAAGCGAAGAAATTGAGTTCGCAGAAAGTTTTGGAATTCCTACATTTGTAATCCCAGGCATTTCATCGTCGATTGCAGTTCCTGCTTATCAAGGGATTTCATTGACCAAAAGAGGAACTTCTGAAAGTTTTTGGGTAATCACAGGAACAACTTCTGATAGAAGTTTATCAAATGATATTGCTCTTGCTTCAAAATCTTCAGCTACAGTTGTGATTTTGATGGGGATGAATAAATTATCACAAATTGTTACACTATTCCAAAACGAATCCAAAGGAGAAACGCCCGTTGCTATTATTCAGAACGGAACAACCTCTGATGAAAAAATAGGAGTTGGAACAATTGATACGATTCAGGAAGTAGTTGTAGCAAACAAATTAAGTTCGCCGGCAATTATCGTTATTGGAGAAGTAGTAAAAGAAAGCAACAAATTAAAAGGTTTTTTCGAAGAGTTTGTTACATCAGAAATAAAATTATAATGGAAAGAAACGAGTTATATCCTGTATTTTTAAAACTACACAACATCAATGTATTGATTGTTGGTGGAGGAAATGTTGGGTTAGAGAAGTTGTCTTTTATGTTGAAATCGAGTCCAAATGCCAATGTTGAGATTGTGGCAAAACACTTTCACTTAGATATTAAAGTTTTAGCGGAAAATCATCCTTCGATTAAATTGACTAAATCGAAGTTCAAGAAAAAAATGCTCAAAAAGCGCCACATGGTTATTGCTTGCACCGATGATTTAGAGATCAACAAGCGAGTTTATGATTTGGCACGAGAGCGTTATTTGATTTGCAATATTGCCGATACACCTGATTTATGTGATTATTATTTGGGTGGAATTGTAACCAAAGGGAATGTGAAAATAGCGATTTCAACCAATGGAAAATCGCCAACAACAGCCAAAAGGTTGCGAGAGTTTTTCGAAGAAGTAATTCCTGAGGATATCAATAAAATGGTTGAAAACCTAAATGAATACAGAAAAACGTTAAAAGGCAATTTTGAAGAGAAAGTTCAAAGGATGAATGAAATTACAGATTCATTAAAAAATAAAGAGTAAAAAATTTCTCAAAGAAATGAATGACAAAAATCATTGAGATTAAAATAAATTATTCGTTTCTTTGTAATTATTAAGAATGATTATAAATAAAATATAAAATGGTTAAAACAGACATACTTATAATTGGAGCAGGACCAACAGGTTTATTTACAGTTTTCGAAGCAGGTTTATTAAAACTAAAATGTCATATTCTTGATGCATTACCACAACCAGGAGGGCAATTATCAGAGTTGTATCCTAAGAAACCTATTTATGATATTCCTGGATTTCCAGAAGTATTAGCAGGAGATTTGGTTGATGGATTAATGGAACAAATCAAACAATTCGAACCAGGATTTACACTTGGCGAACGTGCAGAAACTATCGAAAAACAAGAAGACGGAAGTTTTATTGTAACTTCAAATAAAGGAAAGAGATTCCATGCGCCAGTTATTGCTATCGCAGGAGGTTTAGGAAGTTTCGAACCAAGAAAACCATTAATCGAGGATATCGAGTTTTACGAAGATAAAGGAGTGAAATATTTCATCAAAAATCCAGAAAAATTTAGAGACAAAAGAGTTGTGATTTCTGGAGGTGGAGATTCAGCTTTAGACTGGAGTATCTTCTTGTCGAATGTGGCTTCAGAAGTAACTTTAATTCACAGAAGAAATGAATTTAGAGGTGCTTTAGATTCAGTTGAAAAAGTTCAAGAATTGAAAAATTCTGGAAAAATCAAAATGATTACGCCAGGAGAAGTAATTGGATTGAATGGTGCTGAGCATTTAGAATCTGTTGATGTAGATATCGACGGAGCGCACAGAAACATTCCAACAGATTATTTTATTCCACTTTTCGGATTGACTCCAAAATTAGGCCCTATTGGGGACTGGGGATTAGAAATTGAAAAAAATGCAATCAAAGTAAATAATGCTTTAGATTACCAAACAAATATACCAGGGATTTTCGCTATTGGAGACGTTAACACGTACCCAGGAAAACTAAAATTGATTCTTTGTGGATTCCACGAAGCGACTATGATGTGTCAGGCGGCTTACCAAATTATCAATCCAGGTAAAAAATACGTAATGAAATACACAACTGTTTCGGGTGTTGACGGATTCGACGGAACTCGTAAAGAAGCTCCAAAGGCAGTAGTGAAAGCGATAGTTTAGAAAAAATTTCTAAGATTCTAAGGTTCTGAGTTGCTAAGTTTTTTAGTAATTCAGAACCTTTTTTTATTACTAGTTTTCTCTTAGAAGCCTAGCAACTCAGTAACTTAGAAACTTTTAAAAATACTTGCAATTCGCAGGGCTATTTCATAACTTTGCGCCGTTCCTAATTTTATTGAAAGTTATCACGAAAGGCGGAGGGAAAGACCCGATGAAACCTTAGCAACCCTTTACCTTTTTAAAGAAGGTGCTACATTCTACCACGCATAGCGCGGATAGATAACACAAGATACATCACAGTATTTTTCAAAATCTCTCCTGACAACATTTCAAAAATTATTCAAAGCGAAAGAGGATTGCTTTTTTTGCAGTCAACGTTCCCGCTGTACACTATATCTTTTATGCTGAACCCCAGCATAAAAGGATGTCGTTTCCATCGGGGCTAAAGAGCCAAGAATAGGAATTTTTGTAAAAATAATAATCAAAAGCTTTTGCGCTCTAGCGTATTAGCACTTTAAAATAAGTTATGTCAACAATTCAAGAAGCAATCAAAGAAAGAATCCTTGTACTCGATGGAGCTATGGGAACCATGTTGCAACGCTACAATTTTTCGGAAGAAGATTTTAGAGGAGAACGTTTCAAGGATTTTCCACATTCATTAAAAGGGAACAACGATTTATTGTCGCTTACCCAACCTCAAGCCATCGCTGCTGTTCACGCCGCTTATTACGAAGCAGGTGCCGATATAGTTGAAACCAATACGTTCTCAGGAACTACTATCGGTATGGCTGATTATCACATGGAAGATTTAGTCTATGAGTTGAACTACGAGTCGGCAAAAATTGCCCGCAAAGTAGCTGACGAATTCACTGCTAAAAATCCAGCTAAACCTCGTTTTGTGGCAGGTTCAATCGGACCAACAAACCGTACAGCGAGTATGTCACCAGACGTAAACGACCCAGGATACAGAGCCGTAACTTTTGATGATTTGCGTATTGCTTACAAACAACAAGTAGAAGCTTTGTTGGATGGAGGAAGTGATTTATTGTTGGTAGAAACAATCTTCGATACACTAAATGCCAAAGCCGCACTTTTTGCAATCGAAGAAGTTAAAGACGAAAGAAATATTGATGTGCCAATTATGGTTTCAGGAACGATTACCGATGCTTCAGGAAGAACACTTTCTGGACAAACGGTAGAAGCGTTTTTGATTTCAGTTTCGCATATTCCGTTATTGAGTGTAGGTTTCAATTGTGCTTTAGGAGCCGATTTATTGAAACCTTATTTACAGACTTTGTCTCATAATACTTCATTCAATATTTCAGCACATCCGAATGCGGGATTGCCAAATGCTTTTGGAGAATACGATGAAACGCCACAAGAAATGCAAGTTTTGATTCGTGAATATTTAGAAGATAATTTAGTAAATATCATAGGCGGTTGTTGCGGAACAACTCCAGACCATATTCGCTTAATTGCTGAAGCTGCGAGTGAGTATAAACCGAGAGTTTCGGTGGCGGTGATGTAATATACTTTGGGATTTTAAACAATTTTTACTCATGCAAATTAAAGTTTTATGAAAATCTTATTTAAGTTTTGGTTTGTAGTTTTGTTTGGATGTATATGTTATTCCCAGCAGAATAAAGACAAGAAATTAGAGGGAGAATTATTAAAAGTAAAGAATCAGGCATTTTGTGATTGTTATAAT
The Flavobacterium sp. 5 DNA segment above includes these coding regions:
- the cysD gene encoding sulfate adenylyltransferase subunit CysD, which encodes MSSVLKTNALESEAIYIFREVISQFDKPVLLFSGGKDSITLVRLAQKAFFPAKIPFPLLHVDTGHNFPETIAFRDKLVEELGLELIVRNVQDAIDSGKVVEESGKYSSRNSLQTTTLLDAIEEFKFDACIGGARRDEEKARAKERIFSVRDDFGQWDEKNQRPELFDLLNGKIENGQNVRVFPISNWTELDVWSYIEQEQIEIPSIYFSHKRKVFLRDGMIWSHSPFVYQEEDEVIEERIVRFRTVGDMSCTAAVDSYAATIAEVVGEIRTSTISERGARIDDKRSEAAMEKRKQQGYF
- a CDS encoding bifunctional precorrin-2 dehydrogenase/sirohydrochlorin ferrochelatase gives rise to the protein MERNELYPVFLKLHNINVLIVGGGNVGLEKLSFMLKSSPNANVEIVAKHFHLDIKVLAENHPSIKLTKSKFKKKMLKKRHMVIACTDDLEINKRVYDLARERYLICNIADTPDLCDYYLGGIVTKGNVKIAISTNGKSPTTAKRLREFFEEVIPEDINKMVENLNEYRKTLKGNFEEKVQRMNEITDSLKNKE
- a CDS encoding NAD(P)/FAD-dependent oxidoreductase, encoding MVKTDILIIGAGPTGLFTVFEAGLLKLKCHILDALPQPGGQLSELYPKKPIYDIPGFPEVLAGDLVDGLMEQIKQFEPGFTLGERAETIEKQEDGSFIVTSNKGKRFHAPVIAIAGGLGSFEPRKPLIEDIEFYEDKGVKYFIKNPEKFRDKRVVISGGGDSALDWSIFLSNVASEVTLIHRRNEFRGALDSVEKVQELKNSGKIKMITPGEVIGLNGAEHLESVDVDIDGAHRNIPTDYFIPLFGLTPKLGPIGDWGLEIEKNAIKVNNALDYQTNIPGIFAIGDVNTYPGKLKLILCGFHEATMMCQAAYQIINPGKKYVMKYTTVSGVDGFDGTRKEAPKAVVKAIV
- a CDS encoding sulfate adenylyltransferase subunit 1, whose protein sequence is MEVLKIATAGSVDDGKSTLIGRLLYDTQSLTTDKLEAIEKSSKQKGYDYLDFSLATDGLVAEREQGITIDVAHIYFSTAKKSYIIADTPGHVEYTRNMVTGASTSQVSIILIDARKGVIEQTYRHFFINNLLRVKDVIVAVNKMDLVDYSEEVYNKIVADFQALNAKSAYKEQNVSYIPLSALTGDNVVETLGKMPWYTGQTILQHLEALESKDVYDNGKARFPVQTVIRPKTEEYHDFRGYAGKLYGNNIKVGDAVTVLPSLTESVVTNIHFFDQKFDEAKAGSSITIELENDINVTRGDMIVKSSELPKVEKDITTTVCWMDSKKLVAGAKYYVQHNTNRVLAKIDSVKNVIATDYSGSKEASQLSINEIGEVTIKLSKAIYFDAYNDNKSNGAFILIDATTNTTAGVGFIK
- the cobA gene encoding uroporphyrinogen-III C-methyltransferase; its protein translation is MPNPIQPKVTLVGAGPGDPDLLTVKAVKALAKANVVLYDALANDEILDYAPQEAIKIFVGKRIGNHAYTQDQINQLIVDNALTYGHVVRLKGGDPFIFGRGSEEIEFAESFGIPTFVIPGISSSIAVPAYQGISLTKRGTSESFWVITGTTSDRSLSNDIALASKSSATVVILMGMNKLSQIVTLFQNESKGETPVAIIQNGTTSDEKIGVGTIDTIQEVVVANKLSSPAIIVIGEVVKESNKLKGFFEEFVTSEIKL
- a CDS encoding HEPN domain-containing protein codes for the protein MESFRTEIENPIVQKEIIDLEKKIHLFRGGKIDDERFRSLRLARGIYGQRQEGVQMIRIKLPYGKVTSEQLVNITNVSEKYSTGRLHITTRQDIQIHYVSLDRTPELWADLAKDDITLREACGNTVRNITGSELAGVDVNEPFDVSPYAHGLFQYLLRNPICQEMGRKFKISFSSSDEDTALSYLHDLGFIPKIVDGQKGFKVVFGGGLGSQPAHAELLSEFIPVNEIIPTAEGIIRIFDRYGERAKRMKARMKFLIKEMGRDTFLDLVAKEKKAIAFETYEIDTTAFEGAIPAPLLEVPQVTIEDAEAYEAWKKSNVIAQKQDGYFAIGVKVLLGDFYIDKARLLADLIKNYGANELRFSLRQNIVIRHIKEENLPFFYQELAKLEMVSLGYNTIGDITACPGTDTCNLGIASSTGIADELERVIKAEYPQYSDNREIEIKISGCMNACGQHNMSAIGFQGMSINSGKLVAPALQVLLGGGRLGNGEGRFSDKVIKVPSRRGPDALRTILNDFDANGNGQKFLDYYDAKGEKYFYEILKPFADVTNLTEADFVDWGNADNYVKAVGVGECAGVVIDLVATLLLEAKDKLTFAQESFDEGKWSDAIYHAYAGFVNGAKALLLSENEKTNNHAGIVDLFDTVFIGTNKIELASSFRELVYQINAVEPSEAFAKKYIQEGIAFFEVIEKYRAKDLADA
- a CDS encoding homocysteine S-methyltransferase family protein, with the protein product MSTIQEAIKERILVLDGAMGTMLQRYNFSEEDFRGERFKDFPHSLKGNNDLLSLTQPQAIAAVHAAYYEAGADIVETNTFSGTTIGMADYHMEDLVYELNYESAKIARKVADEFTAKNPAKPRFVAGSIGPTNRTASMSPDVNDPGYRAVTFDDLRIAYKQQVEALLDGGSDLLLVETIFDTLNAKAALFAIEEVKDERNIDVPIMVSGTITDASGRTLSGQTVEAFLISVSHIPLLSVGFNCALGADLLKPYLQTLSHNTSFNISAHPNAGLPNAFGEYDETPQEMQVLIREYLEDNLVNIIGGCCGTTPDHIRLIAEAASEYKPRVSVAVM